The Actinosynnema mirum DSM 43827 genomic interval GGATCTCCTCCAGCCGCAGGCGGTAGCGGGCGAAGCAGTCGGCCTCGTTCGCGGTGGGGACCTCGAACTCGTAGTTCTCGTACCCCGAGTACGGCTCGACCTTGCGCAGGTCCCACGGCAGGCCCGCGGAGCGCAGCGGCGGACCGGTGATGCCGAGCGCGAGGCACGCGTCCACGGGCAGGTAGCCGACGCCCGAGAGGCGGTTGCGCCAGATCGGCTGGCCGGTGAGCAGCTTGTCGTAGTCCGGGAGCCGCGAGTCCATCACCTTCAGGAAGGCCAGGACCTTCTCGGCGGTGTCGGCGGGCAGGTCCTGGGCGAGGCCGCCGGGGCGGATGAACGCGTGGTTCATGCGCAGGCCGGTGAGGTGCTCCAGCAGGTGGAGGACCTCCTCGCGCTCGCGGAAGCCCGCCGTCATGCCGGTGAGGGCGCCCAGCTCCATGCCGCCGGTGGCCAGCGCCACCAGGTGCGAGCTGACCCGGTTGAGCTCCATCAGCAGGACCCTGGCGTCCTGGGCGCGCTGCGGGACCTCGATGCCGAGCAGCTTCTCCACGGCGAGGCAGTAGGCCGCCTCGCTGTGCAGGGGCGCCAGGTAGTCCATGCGCGTCACGAACGTGACGCCCTGGGTCCAGGTGCGGTACTCGGTGTTCTTCTCGATGCCGGTGTGCAGGTAGCCGATGACGCTGCGGGCCTGGGTGACGGTCTCGCCCTCCAGCTCCAGCACCAGCCGCAGCACGCCGTGCGTCGACGGGTGCTGGGGGCCGAGGTTCATGACGATGCGCTCGTCGCCCGCCGCCTCGGCGAGCACCTCGTCCCAGTCGCCGCCGGTCACCGTGTAGACGGTGCCCTCGGTGGTCTCGCGGGAGTCGGCCATGCCGGGGGCGGCGTCGGGGGACGCGGCGCCGGTGGCGTGGCCGGAAGTGGGGTCGTTCTCGGTGGTGGTGGTCGCCCCGGCGTCGTCGGAGGGCGCGCCCTCAGCCGACGTGTCGGTGCCGTGGGTGACGTCGGACAGCCGTTCGCTCATGAGTAGGACCGCCTCTGGTCGGGCGGGGGGATCTCCGCGCCCTTGTACTCGACCGGGATGCCGCCGAGGGGGTAGTCCTTGCGCTGGGGGTGACCGTCCCAGTCGTCCGGCATCAGGATGCGGGTCAGTCCGGGGTGACCGTCGTAGACGATGCCGAACATGTCCCAGGCCTCGCGCTCCTGCCAGTCCGTCGTCGGGTAGACGGAGACCAGGCTGGGCACGTGGGCGTCGTCGACGTCGACGGCGACCTCCAGGCGGATGCGCCTGCGGTAGGTCATCGACGTGAGGTGCACGACGGAGTGCAGGCGCTGCGGGGCCTCGGGGCCGTAGTCCACGCCGGACAGCGAGCTGCACAGCTCGAAGCGCAGCGCCGGGTCGTCGCGCAGGAGGCGGGCGACGTCCACCAGGTGCTCGCGGCGCAGGAAGAAGGTGATCTCCCCGCGGTCGACGGTGATCTGCTGGATCGCGTCGGCGGGCAGGCCCTGCTCGCCCATGGCCGCGAGCAGCTCGTCGACGAGCTCGTCGAACCAGCCGCCGTAGGGGCGCTCGGAGGGGGCGGCCACGTGCGCGGGCAGCTTGAGCCCGCCGAAGCCGGAGGTGTCGCCGCTGCCCGCCACGCCGAACATGCCGGTGCGGTTGCGGCCCGAGACGACGCCGCCGCGCGCGAGGTGCTCCTCGTGCTGGGCCTGCGACATGTCGGCGGAGCTGAGCGCTCCCCCCGAGTCGGGCGCCGGGGTCTTGTCTTCGTCTGCCATGCCGGTCACTTCCTCGCGAACCGCTGGGACGACGGGATGAGCTCCGTCTTGTGGCCGGAGGCGGCCAGCTGCGCGGCGCGTTTGGGCCCGAGGGGCTCGTCCATGATCTTCGCGTGGATCTTGAGGATCGCGTCGATCAGCATCTCGGGGCGGGGAGGGCAGCCGGGCAGGTACATGTCGACCGGGACGATGTGGTCGACGCCCTGCACCACGGCGTAGTTGTTGAACATGCCGCCGGAGGACGCGCACACGCCCATGGCCAGCACCCAGCGCGGCTCGGGCATCTGGTCGTAGATCTGGCGGAGCACCGGCGCCATCTTGTTGGTCACCCGGCCCGCGACGATCATCAGGTCGGCCTGGCGCGGCGAGGCCCTGAAGACCTCCATGCCGAACCGGGCCAGGTCGTAGCGGGGGGCGCCGGTGGTCATCATCTCGATCGCGCAGCACGCCAGACCGAACGTGGCAGGCCACAGCGAGGACTTCCGGGTCCAGTTGACCAGCTTCTCGACGCTGACCAGCAGGACCCCGTTGGGGAGCTTCTCCTCGAGACCCATCTGAATACCCTTCAGTTCCAGTCGAGCCCACCGCGTCGCCACACGTACGCGTAGGCGAAGCCGAGGGTCCCGACGAACAGGGCGATCTCCACCAGGCCGAACAGGCCGAGCCGGTCCGCGGAGACCGCGAACGGGTAGAGGAACACCATCTCGATGTCGAACAGGATGAACAGCATCGCCGTGAGGTAGTAGGCGATCGGCATACGACCGCCGCCCACGACGGGCTGGGGGGAGGGTTCGATCCCGCACTCGTAGGCGTCCATCTTGGCGCGGTTGTAGCGGCGAGGTCCGATGTACGGAGCGATCGTCGCCGAGAACAGCGCGAAGGCCGCGGCGAGTGCGAACATCAATACGAGGGGGAGATAGGGCTGGAGCACTCTCCGACGTCCTTTCCTCGCTGTCGCTGTGCAGGCGGAGCCCTGCTCGGTTGCAGCACCCTAGGTGCGTTCTGCCGAGCCCTGGAAGTTAGGCGTGCCTAACAATCCGCAGGTCGCTTGTGAAAGCCTTCACAAAGTCCGACAGACGGTTGTGAAGTGATTCACATGACCCGGACCCCAGTCTAGAACTCCCCAGAACGGACGAACAGCCACCCCCAGTAACCTTCGTGACCTGCGAAAACACGCACGGTAGGCGGGCGACAGCGGCGCGGGAAGGCCGAGCTGGTTCGTAGAAAAAGGAAACAGCGCCGATCCGGGAATCGGCGCTGCTTCGTTCGGGCGAGTCGGTTAAGCCGTTGGAGCCATCTTCGTCGCCGCCGTGATGACGCGGTCGAAAGCGTCCCCGTCCTTCGGGTCGTATAGCCCAGCGAGCAGCTTCAGCACAAGTTTCATAAGGCCCTTGCGCGGAAGTCCGTACTTGGTCGCGGTGCTCATGATCGTGGGGTTGCCGATGAGCTTGCTGAAGATGTTCCCGAGCCGGTAGTAGCTGCCCAGCGCCTGCTCGATGCGCACCGGGTAGCCGTGCAGCGCGCGCTCCCGGCTGGGGCCGTCCGGCCTGGCCATGGCCTGCACGACGGTCTCCGCGGCGATCTTGGCGGACTCCATGGCGTAGCCGATGCCCTCGCCGTTGAACGGGTTGACCATGCCGCCGGCGTCGCCGACCAGCAGCAGCCCGTTGCTGTAGTGCGGCTTGCGGTTCAGGCCCATGGGCAGGGCGGCGCCGCCGATGCGGCTGGTGGCGTTCTCCTCGCGGAAGCCCCACTCCTCGGGGGTGCCGTCCAGCCAGGACTTGAGCAGCGCGCGGTAGTCCGTGGTGCCGTACGCCTTGGAGGTGCTCAGGATGCCCAGGCCGACGTTGACCGTGCCGTCGCCCATCCCGAAGATCCAGCCGTAGCCGGGGAGCAGCACGTTGTTCTTGCGGTCCCACAGCTCCAGGTGCGACTCCAGGTGGTCGTCCTTGGTGCGGGGGCTCGCGTAGTAGCGGCGCACCGCGACGCCCATCGGCTTCGCGTCGTCCTTCTGCAGGCCCACCGACAGCGCCAGACGCGCGGACACGCCGTCGCAGGCCAGGACCAGCGGCGCGCGGTAGGTGACCGGCTCCTTGTCCTTGCCGACCTTGGCCGTCACGCCCACCACCCGGCCGCGCTCGACGACCGCGCCGGTGACGTTGTTGTTCTCCTTGAGCCGCGCCCCCGCCTCGACGGCGGCCTTGGCCAGCATGTCGTCGAAGTCCTGCCGGGGCCGCACCACGCCGTAGGGCGGGAACGAGGCCAGCTCGGGCCAGGCCAGCTCCATGGTGACCCCGCCGCCGACCACGCGCAGGCCCTTGTTGTGCAGCCAGCCCGCCTCCTCGCGGGTGTCGATGCCGAGGTCGATCAGCTGCTTGACGCCGCGCGGGGTCAGCCCGTCCCCGCAGACCTTCTCGCGGGGGAAGCTGCCCTTCTCCAGGAGCAGCACGTCGAGACCTGCCCGCGCCAGGTAGGTGGCGGCGGTCGAGCCCGCGGGACCCGCGCCGACCACGATCACTTCGGCGTCCTCGTCCGCCCTGCGGCGGCTGGGAGTCGTCATCCCCGCTCCTTGTGCACTTGTTCACAAACCTGTGGTCGGGAGTCTACTGACCCGGAACCGGACGAGACCGGACATGACCGGCGCTCCGGGGGCGGGAGCGGGGGCGTCGGGTGGGGGATCACCTGGTGGTTCCCGGTGCGGGTGGGTGAGCGGGGTGGTGGTGCGGGAGGGGGCGCGGGGCGGGCGGCGGGTGCGGGAGGGGTGGCGCGGGGCCGGGTGGCGCGGCGGCGCGGGGCGGGCGGGTGGCGGCGCGGCGCGGGTCGGGCGGGGTGGCGGCGCGGGTCGGGCGGGGTGGCAGTGCGGGTCGGGCGGGGTGGCAGTGCGGGTCGGGCGGGGTGGCAGTGCGGGTCGGGCGGGGTGGCGCGGTGCGTCGGCGCGGGTGGGGCCGGGTCGGGCGGGCGGTGGCGGGTGTGCTGGGCGGGACTTCGGGGGCGCGGCGCGGGGCGGCGGGAGGCCGAAGTCGGGGCGCGGAGGTCCGAAGCTCGGGTTTCACGGTGGCGCAGGCCACACTTTTGGCCCAGGGACCTCGGTCCAGGGGGTTGTCGGGATCTTGGTCCCGGTTCGGCCGCGGGCGGCGGAGTGGCGAGTTTTGCGGCGTGCGTCACGCTCAGCGACGGTTCGGGGTGGCTCGGCCCATCGGGTCCCGCCCGCCTCACCCCCTCGCCTTCGGCGCTCGCGGCTCCGCTGGCGAGTCTGCCGTCCCCCGACGCGTCCGCAGGCGCTGCCTGCGGGGTCGGTCCGCGCGGGTAGCGGCGCACCCCGATCGGGGCCGCCGCTGCGCTTCGGTGGTTCGGTGTCGCCGGTCCCGACGTCGCCGGTCCCGACGTCTCCGGGTCTCGACGTCGCCGGGTCCCCACGTCGCCAGGTCTCGACGTCGCCGGGTCGCCGGGGTCAGTCGAGGGGCTTGACCGCGCGGTGGAGCGCGACCAGTCCTCCGGTCAGGTTGAACCAGGCGACGTCGTCCCAGCCCGCGCGGGCGACGATCTCGCCGAGCGCGCGCTGGTCGGGCCAGGTGGCCATCGACTCGGCGAGGTAGTTGTAGGCGACCGGGTTGGAGGACACCCGCTTGGCGACCACCGGCAGGACCTTCAGCAGGTGCCGCTTGTACACCGCGCGGAACGGTCCGAAGGTCGGGCTGGACACCTCGCACACCACGAGCCTGCCGCCGGGGCGCACGACCCGCGCCATCTCCCGCAGCGCAGCCTCGGTGTCCTCGAAGTTCCGCAGGCCGAACGAGACCGTGACCGCGTCGAAGGCCCCGTCGCGGAAGGGCAGGTGCAGCGCGTCGGCGGCGACCTTCGGCACCGGGCGCTTGGCCCCGCCGCGCAGCATCCCGAGGGAGAAGTCGGCGGCGACGCACCAGGCGCCCGACTCGCCGTACTCGACCGTGGACACCGCGGTGCCCGCGGCCAGGTCCAGCACCTTCTCACCGGGGCGGGCGTCCAGCACCCGCCTGCTCCACTCCCGCCAGCGCCGGTCGAACCCCAGTGTCATGACGGAGTTGGTGCGGTCGTAACCCTCCGCCACGCCGTCGAACATCTCGGCGACCTCGCGGGGGTTCTTGTCCAGACCTGCGCGCGACATGTGTGAAGACTAAGTGACGCGGCGGGGTGTTCTCACCTCGCACGTCACTCTCGGTGGTGTGAACGGCGTCGGAACAGCGCGTGTCGTGCTTGACGTTCGTCGCCGCTTCACCGGGAGGTCGCGTCGCGGACACCAGGAGCGGTGACACTAGGTCGGCATGACGGTCTTGTCGTCCCGCCCGACCCAGCCAGCCGATCCCGGCCTGGTGTCGCTGGCCCTCGAAGTGGCGGGTCGCCTGGCCAACGACGCCTCGGATGTGATCATGGCGACGGCCGGTCGCGGAGCGCGACCGGACGAGGACACCTCACCCTTCGACTGGGTGACGGACACCGACCGGACCCTGGAGCGGCACACCCGGCGCGTGCTGACCGCCGAGTTCCCGGCGATCCCGGTGTTCTGCGAGGACTCGGCGAGCCCGGTGGCGGTGGACGCGGAGTACCGGTGGGTGGTCGACCCGGTGGACGGCGGCGCGAACTACGTGGCAGGGGTGCCGTGGTGCGCGTACAGCCTGGCGCTGGTGGACCGCTGGGGCCCGGTCGTGGGCGTGGTCGCGGACCCGTACCGGGCGCAGATCTACGCGGCGGCGCGGGGGCGCGGGATGCGCGCGAACGGCACGCCGGTGCGGCTGGGCGACAAGCCGCCGAACGCGATCGTGTGCACCGAGATGACGCGGACGGGCCCGTGGCCGGGGATGGGCGAGTTCATCTCGCGCGCGGCGGGGGCGGGGACGGGCGTGCGGGTGCTGGGCTCGAAGGCGCTGGCCGTGGCGCAGGTGGCCCTGGGCCACGCGGCGGCGGCGGTGCTGGACAGCTACCACGAGTGGGACGTGGCGGGGGCGGTGTCCCTGGCCGTCGAGTCGGGCGCGGCGGTCCTCGACCGCCGGGGCGACGACGCGAGACTGCCGGAGGACGGCCTGCTCGTCGCGGCGCCGGAGGTGGCGGAGGAGGTGCTGGGGTGGTGGCGGTCGTCGATGGTGCGGTGAGCGGGGCCGGGCGGTTCCCGACGACGGCGCCGCGCGACCGGTTGCCGGGTTCCGCGCTGTCCGAAGTCCGCTTCACCTCAGCGTGAGGTTCGGCACCTGCTGCTCCAGCATCTCCAGGTGCACCCGCGCCGACACGAGGTCGGGTTGCTGCACCAGCTTCAGCGCCACTCGCCCGGCCTCGTCCTCGAACGCCGTGAAGTCCTTCACCGCCGCCGCGAGCCGCTGGCTCACCGGGTGGTCCTGGGCGCTCGCCTCCAGGGCTCGACCCAGGTCCGCGATGCGGCGGACGTCGTTCAACTCGGCCGCGAACTGGTGCACGATCCGGTTCAGCCACTCCGCGCCCGCCGAGCGGGGCACGGTCGCCGCCGCCGCAGCCACCCGCTGCACAGACAGCTCGCACCGGCCGACCATCGCGCCCCACCGGTCCATGGAGGCCGCACGCGCCGGGGGCGGGGCCACCGGCGGGGTCATCAGAGGCGGGGTCATCAGCGGCGGGGTCATCAGCGGCGGGGGCTGCGGAAAACGCTGCGCCCCCGGCGCGGGCCACTGCGGGTGCGGCGGCAGCCGCGTCACGCTGTCGCGGCGGCGGACGGTGCCGATCGTCAGACCGACCAGCGCTCCGGGGACGCCTCCCGTGAGCACCGACATGAACACCAAGGGGACGAAGAATCCGGACAACCCGATGACGCCTGCGTAGAAGAGCAGCATCACCAGCGACCCCGCCGCCAAACCGCCCAGCACCCAGTTGCGCATCAACCGATGGTGCCAGATCAAGCGTCGTAATCGACCCGGATCGGCCCGGACACCGGCATCGACTGGCAGGTCAGCACGAACCCCGCCGCCACCTCGTGCGGCTCCAGGGCGTAGTTCCGGCGCATCCGCACCTCACCCGTCACCAGCCTCGCCCGGCACGTCCCGCACACCCCGCCCCGACACGCGAACGGCAGGTCGCCGCGCACGTGCTGGGCCGCCTCCAGCACCGGCACGTCGCCGGGCAGCTCGACCGGGGTCTCGCGGCCGTCCAGCACCACCACCCCCGGCACGAAGTCCTCCAGCACCCGCTCCGGCCGGTTCGGCGGGGGCGGGGGCTCGTCGACGTGGAACAGCTCGTGGTGCACGCTGCCCTCCGGCGCGCCGAGGCCCTCCAGCACCTTCCGCGCGTCCTTGACCAGCCCGTGCGGCCCGCACAGCCACCACTGGTCGACGTCCCCGGCGGGCACCACGCCGGTCAGCAGCGCCGACAGCCTGGCCGCGTCGAGCCTGCCGCTGAACAGCTCCACGTCCCTCGGCTCCCGCGACAGCACGTGCACGAGCTGGAACCGCCCCCGGTGCCGGTCCTTCAGGTCGGCCAGCTCGTCCGCGAACATCACCGTGTCGCTGCGCCGGTTGCCGTAGACGAGGCTGACCCGCGCCCCGCGCTCCAGCTCGGTCGCCGCGATCGACAGCGCGGGCGTGATGCCCGACCCGGCCACGACCAGGCCGTGGTGCTCGCCGCCGGACGGGGTGAAGCGGCCCTGCGGGGTGCCGACGCTGAACACGTCGCCGACCCGCGCCCGGTCGACCAGCCGCACCGAGAACAGCCCGCCGTCGACCCGCCGCACGCCGATGCGCAGCGGTTTCCCCTCCCCCGCGCAGATCGAGTACGACCGGTGCTCGTCCCCGTCGCGCAGCGCCACGTGCTGCCCTGCCCGGAACGCGTACTCCCCGGCCAGCTCGGGCGGCACGTCGAAGGTGACCGCGACGGCGTCCGCGCACAGCCGCTCGACGGCGGAGACCGCCAGCTCGTGGAAGGGCATCTAGATCTCCTTGACGTGCTCGAAGGGCTCCGCGCAGGCCAGGCAGCGGCGCAGCGCCTTGCACGCGGTCGCGCCGAACCGGGACAGCTCCTCGGTGCGGGCCGACCCGCAGCGCGGGCACGGCACCCGGCCGGGCGGCGGCGCGAGGTTCAGCGGCACGGGGCCGACCGGGCGCGGGCCGATCCGGGACGGCGGCGCGATGCCCGCCTCGCGCAGCTTGCGCAGGCCGTCCTCGGTGATCCAGTCGGTGGTCCACGCCGGGTGCAGGCTGGTGCGCACCTCGACCTCGGCGAACCCGGCGGCCACCAGCCCGCGCCGCAGGTCGGCGCCCATCTCGTCCACGGCGGGGCAGCCCGAGTAGGTGGGGGTGATGGTGACCAGGACCCGCCCGTCGCGCTCCACGACCTCGCGCAGCACGCCCAGGTCGGCCAGGGTCAGCACGGGCAGCTCGGGGTCGAGCACCGCCGAGGCGACCTCCAGCGCGGACGGACCTGGCGGGCGCGGGCCGCTCACCAGCGCGCCCCCGGCAGCGACCGGTGCACGTGCTGGAGCTCCGCCAGCAGGTACCCCATGACCTCGGTGTGCACCCCGTCCCGCCCGCCGCGTCCGGCGACCAGCGCGGCGGGCGCCGGTTCGGGCCTGGTCAGCCCGCCCGCCGCGCACACCGCGTCCAGCACCCCGTCCACCTCGGCGCGCAGTTCCCCCGGATCGACCGCGACCCCGGTGAGCCGCAGCTCCACCGGGTGCGCGGTGAACAGCTCCTCCAGGTACGGCCGCACCCGCTCCAGCCCGGCCTGCATCCTGCGGTGCGACTCGTCCGTGCCGTCGCCGAGCCGCACGGCCCACTGCGCCGCGTGGTCCCGGTGGTACGCCAGCTCCTTCACGCCCTTGGCCGCGACCGCCGCGAGCACCGGGTCGGCGCTGCCGCGCAGCCGCTCGAACGCCGCGAGCCGCCACGAGGACAGCACCAGCAGCCGGGCGGTCGTGGTGGCGAAGTCGCCGCCCGCGAACGGACCGCACTCGATCTCCGCCAGGTGCACGTTGCGGAACTCGCGCTCGTCGCGCAGGTAGGCCAGCGCGTCCTCGTCCCGCCCGGCGCCCTCGACCTCGCCCGCCCTGGTCAGCAGCAGCCTGGCCTGCCCGAGCAGGTCGAGCGCGATGTTGGCCAGCGCGACGTCCTCCTCCAGCTCGGGCGCGCGCGAGCACCACTGGGCGAGCCGCTGGGACAGCACGAGCGCGTCGTCGCCGAGCATCAGGCAGTAGGCGGCCAGGTCGCCCCGGTCCACCCCGTCCGGCACGTCCCGCCCGACGCCCGCGAGCGGTTCGGCGAAGCCGGTGCCGAACGCCCAGTTCCCGCCACCGCCCCACTCGCCGTCGTCCGCGAGGTCGGCGAGCCCGTGCCCGTCACCGGCGCCGCTCTGCCCACCGGAACTGCTCTGCTCACCGGAACTGCTCTGCTCCACGGCGGGCCTCACAGGTGGGGGACGTCGTCGGGGATGGCGTAGAAGGTCGGGTGCCGGTAGACCTTGTCGCCGCTGGGCGCGAAGAACGGGTCCTTCTCGTCCGGGGACGACGCGGTGATCGCCTCGGCGGGCACCACCCAGATGGACACGCCCTCGTTGCGCCGGGTGTAGAGGTCGCGGGCGTTGCGCACCGCGAGCTCGGCGTCGGGCGCGTGCAGCGAGCCGACGTGGACGTGGTTGAGCCCGCGCTTGCCGCGCACGAACACCTCCCACAGCGGCCAGGAACCGTCGGAGCTCATGCCGCACCCGCCTCTCGGGCCGCGCGCTTGGCGGCGTGGGCGGTGGCCGCGGCCCGCACCCACTCGCCCTCCTCGTGCGCGGTGCGCCGGTGGGCGACCCGCTGGGCGTTGCAGGGCCCGTCCCCGCCGACGACCCGGCGGAACTCGTCCCAGTCCGGGGTCCCGAAGTCGTGGTGCCCGCGCTCGGCGTTCCAGCGCAGCTCGGGGTCGGGCAGGGTGACGCCGAGCTTCGCGGCCTGGGGCACGGTCATGTCGACGAACTTCTGCCGCAGCTCGTCGTTGGTGTTGCGCTTGATCCGCCAGGCGACGGACCGCTCGGTGTTGGCGCTCTCCGCGTCGGGCGGGCCGAACATCATCAGCGACGGCCACCACCAGCGGTCCACCGCGTCCTGGACCATCGACCGCTGCGCGTCGGTGCCTGCCATCATCGTGGCGAGCAGCTCGTAGCCCTGCCGCTGGTGGAAGGACTCCTCCTTGCAGACCCGGATCATGGCGCGGGCGTACGGCCCGTACGAGGTCCGGCACAGCGGCACCTGGTTGCAGATGGCGGCGCCGTCGACGAGCCAGCCGATGACGCCCACGTCGGCGAAGGTCAGCGTGGGGTAGTTGAAGATCGAGGAGTACTTCTGCCGACCGGTGATCAGCCGCTCGGTCAGGTCGGCGCGGTCGGCGCCGAGGGTCTCGGCCGCCGCGTAGAGGTAGAGGCCGTGGCCCGCCTCGTCCTGGACCTTGGCCAGCAGGATCGCCTTGCGGCGCAGCGAGGGCGCGCGGCTGATCCAGTTGCCCTCCGGCTGCATCCCGATGATCTCGGAGTGCGCGTGCTGGGCGATCTGCCGCACGAGCGTGCGCCGGTACCCGTCGGGCATCCAGTCCCTGGGCTCGACGCGCTGATCTGCGGCGAGGACGCGCTCGAACTCCGCTTCCAGCTCCATGCAGCCGATTGTTACACGAAACACACCACGCGGAGAAGAACTGTCACACGCGACGCCGCAGCCACCAGGCGAGCGGTCCGAGCACCGCCCACACCGCCAGCAGGAACGTGCCGACGGGCAGCAGCGCGAGGGTGAACGTGCGGCCCTCGACGCGCGCCAGCTCGGTGTCGTCGGTGTCGTACTCGATCCACACCACCTGACCGGCCTCCAGGCCGTCCGGGTAGAGCACGCCCTGGGCCGGGCTGTGCACCGCGCCGTCCGGGGTGGCGTAGCGCACGACGGTGCGCTGGAAGGACACCGAGACCACCTCGGCGGCGGCCCGGCCGCGCCTGCTCTCGATCGCGTTGTCGTCGCGCCAGCAGGCCGCCACCAGCAGCACGCCGACCAGCGTCACCAGACCGCCCAGGACCAGCACCGACCGGCCGAGCAGCTTCCGGACCGCGCGGCGGCGGCCCGAGCGGGGGCGGCCGTCCGGGCGGTCCGCGGAACGGTCCGCGGGACGGTCCTCGGCGCGGTCGTCGGAGAGCACTGCGTCGTCCACCACAACGGAGCAGTCTAGGGCCGCCCTGGCGCGGAAACGCGGAACCGAGTCCATACCCTCGAAGGGTGACCTCCGCTCCCCCGTCCAGGACCCGCACCCGCCTGCGCGTGACCACCACCCCGGTCACCGGCCCCGCCTTCCCCGAGGACCTGCTGTCCAGGCTCCCCGACCCCGGTGGCGCGCTGGCGTGGGTGCGCGAGGGCTCCGGGCTGGTCGGCTGGGGCGAGGCCGCGCGGTTCGAGACCTCGGGCGCGGGCCGGTTCGCCGAGGCCGACCGGCTGTGGCGGGAGTTCACCGCCGAGCTGGACGTCGAGGACGCGGTGGGCGTGCCGGGCACGGGCGCGGTGGCGTTCGCGAGCATGGCGTTCGCGGACGAGCCGGGCAGCTCGGTGCTGGTCGTGCCGCGGGTCGTGCTGGGCCGCAGGGGCGAGCACCGCTGGGTGACCACGATCGGCGAGGTGGACGGCGACCCGTTGGAGCGGGCGGTGCGCCCGGTGCGGCGGCCGTCGACCATCCGCTACTCGGACGGGCGGGTGCCGGTGACCCGCTACCGGGAGGCGGTCGCCGAGGCGGTGCGCCGGATGCGGGCGGGCGAGCTGGCGAAGGTGGTGCTGGCGCACGACCTGCTGGCCGTGGCGGACGTGGACATCGACGAGCGGTTCCTGCTCGGCGGGCTGGCCAGGCGGTACCCGGAGTGCTGGGTGTACGCGGTGGACGGGCTGGTCGGGGCGACCCCGGAGCTGCTGCTGCGGCGCACCGGGGAGGTCGTGGACTCGCGGGTGCTGGCGGGCACGACCTGGCCGGGCAGCGGCACGGACGAGGAGGCGCTGCTCGCGTCGGGCAAGAACCGGGAGGAGCACGAGTACGCGATCGCGTCGCTGACCGAGGCGCTGC includes:
- the paaC gene encoding 1,2-phenylacetyl-CoA epoxidase subunit PaaC, with protein sequence MEQSSSGEQSSSGGQSGAGDGHGLADLADDGEWGGGGNWAFGTGFAEPLAGVGRDVPDGVDRGDLAAYCLMLGDDALVLSQRLAQWCSRAPELEEDVALANIALDLLGQARLLLTRAGEVEGAGRDEDALAYLRDEREFRNVHLAEIECGPFAGGDFATTTARLLVLSSWRLAAFERLRGSADPVLAAVAAKGVKELAYHRDHAAQWAVRLGDGTDESHRRMQAGLERVRPYLEELFTAHPVELRLTGVAVDPGELRAEVDGVLDAVCAAGGLTRPEPAPAALVAGRGGRDGVHTEVMGYLLAELQHVHRSLPGARW
- the paaB gene encoding 1,2-phenylacetyl-CoA epoxidase subunit PaaB — its product is MSSDGSWPLWEVFVRGKRGLNHVHVGSLHAPDAELAVRNARDLYTRRNEGVSIWVVPAEAITASSPDEKDPFFAPSGDKVYRHPTFYAIPDDVPHL
- the paaA gene encoding 1,2-phenylacetyl-CoA epoxidase subunit PaaA gives rise to the protein MELEAEFERVLAADQRVEPRDWMPDGYRRTLVRQIAQHAHSEIIGMQPEGNWISRAPSLRRKAILLAKVQDEAGHGLYLYAAAETLGADRADLTERLITGRQKYSSIFNYPTLTFADVGVIGWLVDGAAICNQVPLCRTSYGPYARAMIRVCKEESFHQRQGYELLATMMAGTDAQRSMVQDAVDRWWWPSLMMFGPPDAESANTERSVAWRIKRNTNDELRQKFVDMTVPQAAKLGVTLPDPELRWNAERGHHDFGTPDWDEFRRVVGGDGPCNAQRVAHRRTAHEEGEWVRAAATAHAAKRAAREAGAA
- a CDS encoding DUF3592 domain-containing protein, translated to MVDDAVLSDDRAEDRPADRSADRPDGRPRSGRRRAVRKLLGRSVLVLGGLVTLVGVLLVAACWRDDNAIESRRGRAAAEVVSVSFQRTVVRYATPDGAVHSPAQGVLYPDGLEAGQVVWIEYDTDDTELARVEGRTFTLALLPVGTFLLAVWAVLGPLAWWLRRRV
- a CDS encoding isochorismate synthase, with product MTSAPPSRTRTRLRVTTTPVTGPAFPEDLLSRLPDPGGALAWVREGSGLVGWGEAARFETSGAGRFAEADRLWREFTAELDVEDAVGVPGTGAVAFASMAFADEPGSSVLVVPRVVLGRRGEHRWVTTIGEVDGDPLERAVRPVRRPSTIRYSDGRVPVTRYREAVAEAVRRMRAGELAKVVLAHDLLAVADVDIDERFLLGGLARRYPECWVYAVDGLVGATPELLLRRTGEVVDSRVLAGTTWPGSGTDEEALLASGKNREEHEYAIASLTEALRPFCAALSVDGPSVLRLPNVSHLSSDVIGTLRDDPSPLRLVEALHPTAAVGGTPKGDATRLIRELEGADRERYAGPVGWIDGNGDGELGIALRGAQVSGRTARLRAGCGVVADSDPDTEVREAHAKTLPMREALEGL